A genomic region of Anopheles coustani chromosome 3, idAnoCousDA_361_x.2, whole genome shotgun sequence contains the following coding sequences:
- the LOC131269058 gene encoding macrophage colony-stimulating factor 1 receptor 1-like, whose protein sequence is MLDCDAEGNPVPEIYWFENDSLLSSSNESYNIQGETLVIDNATFSHAGRYECCVTNDTCAEINLSVVEPYGSDYMMNNEIALLNDDGVDFSCYFQFVPSNPSAFYTPYTVDHEGNLELPANTEISRLLVGKADPFYPPYAVRHKFHIPGPIQERYAVVCSEGDSRLISYLMVRNFHEPMKLEIVSIDGSTMTVRCQVDAYEFRGDFIIYEDERAYYAVGQLEEYAWVVHHSLSINTKKVSCKAIQDTTEYLKKTIVVNSHQRQIFETAVVAIGTTTVICAIVVLAIRKLKNSQRKTSFNDTSISDDSFSDEPFNDTAVQLIPSEYEFSTDKLTLGETIGQGAFGVVRKAVARDIFVHEPSTIVAVKMLKANHSADAISSLATELNMMIQTGLHMNIVYFLGAVTKDRARGQIMLIFEYCQFGSMDIFLRDNAHRFVSCWNTLQNYEPPMTHADREGNTDTGEWQLRTTDLISWASQVANGGEDK, encoded by the exons ATGTTGGACTGTGATGCGGAAGGAAATCCAGTTCCGGAGATATATTGGTTCGAAAATGAC agcCTACTATCATCCTCTAACGAATCTTACAACATACAGGGTGAAACATTAGTTATTGATAATGCCACATTTTCTCACGCTGGAAGGTACGAATGTTGCGTAACGAACGACACCTGTGCGGAAATCAATTTGTCTGTTGTAGAACCTT ATGGTTCCGATTATATGATGAACAATGAGATCGCACTGTTAAACGATGACGGCGTTGACTTTTCTTGTTACTTTCAATTTGTGCCTTCGAATCCATCGGCATTCTACACTCCCTATACCGTCGATCATGAAGGAAATCTGGAATTACCTGCCAACACAGAAATTTCTCGATTGTTGGTTGGCAAG GCCGATCCTTTCTACCCTCCATACGCCGTACGTCACAAATTTCACATTCCTGGACCGATACAAGAACGATATGCCGTCGTTTGCAGTGAAGGAGACTCAAGATTAATATCATATCTAATGGTACGAAATTTCCATGAACCGATGAAACTCGAGATCGTGAGCATTGACGGCAGTACTATGACTGTACGATGCCAAGTAGACGCGTACGAATTTAGAGGAGACTTCATCATATATGAGGATGAACGAGCCTACTATGCAGTGGGACAACTAGAAGAATATGCATGGGTCGTACATCATTCACTAAGCATCAACACCAAAAAAGTCTCGTGTAAGGCTATACAAGACACTACAGAGTAcctaaaaaaaactatcgtGGTTAACTCGCATCAacgacaaatatttgaaacggCTGTGGTGGCCATTGGTACTACCACAGTGATTTGTGCAATCGTTGTCCTGGCCATACGAAAACTGAAAAATTCCCAGCGTAAGACATCTTTCAATGATACCTCGATCAGTGATGACTCGTTTAGTGATGAACCGTTCAACGATACTGCTGTACAACTAATTCCATCGGAATATGAGTTTTCAACGGATAAACTGACACTAGGCGAAACAATCGGTCAAGGTGCGTTTGGAGTTGTAAGGAAGGCTGTTGCTAGAGACATCTTTGTCCATGAACCATCGACGATCGTTGCTGTGAAAATGCTGAAAGCGAACCATTCGGCAGATGCGATAAGCAGTTTGGCTACCGAACTCAACATGATGATCCAAACTGGACTACATATGAACATTGTATACTTCTTGGGTGCCGTGACCAAAGATAGAGCGAGAG GCCAGATCATGTTAATTTTTGAATACTGCCAGTTCGGGAGCATGGATATTTTCTTACGTGACAACGCGCATCGGTTCGTTAGTTGTTGGAACACACTACAGAACTATGAACCACCAATGACACATGCAGATCGAGAGGGCAACACTGATACTGGCGAGTGGCAGTTAAGGACTACAGATCTCATTAGCTGGGCCTCACAGGTGGCGAACG GTGGTGAAGATAAGTGA